In Amphiprion ocellaris isolate individual 3 ecotype Okinawa chromosome 3, ASM2253959v1, whole genome shotgun sequence, one genomic interval encodes:
- the plekha5 gene encoding pleckstrin homology domain-containing family A member 5 isoform X3, with amino-acid sequence MAADLQPEWISCLPSSWSYGVTRDGRVFFSNEEAKSTTWLHPVSGEAVITGHRKTPDLPTGWEEGYTFEGARCFINHNERKVTCKHPVSGLPSQDNCIFVVNEHVNCGKLCHPAFSRSASKVPANEKKERPVSTMSEASNYTGGSDYAANPNSPAGRPSRPSKKIHNFGKRSNSIRRNPSAPVIKRNWLYKQDSTGMKLWKKRWFVLSDLCLFYYRDEKEEGILGSILLPSFYISMLSVDDHINRKYAFKATHPNMRTYYFCTDTAKEMESWMKVMTDAALVHSEPPKRMENLKVEQCGPQEINHVSNHRQPLTQPEIQNNERNREVDREHIAAVTPATEEKERKQRDAERYGFQKDGAERERPLTKINSIKLQPTQAAPIKATSPQPLAEIDRSHHSPQVNGSAEQCQTDGSGVPPQQSPSHEPDRSLSRTSSMQQLEQWVRTQRGRNQDDDTTSVTSYQTLPRNMPSHRVPYMPHYGDGYRSMPRNSMAQRDSICSLSPSLYEQALGPSMADKRRSMRDDTMWQLYEWQQRQAYTRQSGLYSNMASPKTMINLSEHAAPSHSIPPSPSHGSLSMYGGYSPMRSYNMGNARSEVSSPIYRRDMSIDRRLRPQVNKYAYPPDRRSMPAGIPIQTVTAQSLQGKTPEELTLLLIKLRRQQAELNSIREHTVAQLMQLNTDGDNPKNDILSHHLQRNLMYLDNQMKENDPLIAMTHTLIENSAPRPQLYQQLSPEDFREQAYTCMPEEVDIDTKLSRLCEQDKVVRTQEDKVQQLYREKHTLETALLSASQEIEMGSDNPAAMQSVIQQRDLLQSGLLSTCRELSRVTAELERSWREYDKLEGDVTLAKNNLLEQLEALGSPQTEPPSQQHVRIQKELWRIQDVMEALGKHKAQRNAVDGMGFCGPKANFSKHKNEEEDLVPPRPPLPQSYEPDPPTVPPMPSHAGVRPSSLHKPEDRKASHRNSTHSGPDYRLYKSEPELTTVAEVDESNGEDRSENPCDREHAGQKGMSYPVGIVPPRTKSPVPESSSIASYVTLRKSKKPDPRTERPRSAVEQQLCAAESGRPRMSVEEQLERIRRHQQGALREKKKGLNIRGSSQENTPSRSHSFTKENHFRSMQSQMRRRDEVMSSDIQELEASLRQQEVVREQETPAEEIARLKESSQADHFNVDRELSVPDKVLIPERYIESDPEEALSPEQEADKQRKVDRIKALIAKNSMQNVLPGMALSPEEETEEEVTVQEKEKMINISYELAAEASKRSKLVAAQALASVKTYT; translated from the exons TGTGAATTGTGGAAAATTGTGTCACCCAGCATTTAGCAG ATCTGCCTCCAAAGTGCCAGCGAATGAGAAGAAGGAACGGCCAGTAAGCACCATGAGTGAGGCCTCCAACTACACAGGCGGCTCGGACTACGCTGCAAACCCCAATAGCCCAGCAGGAAGA CCCTCAAGACCTTCTAAAAAAATTCACAACTTTGGGAAGCGGTCCAACTCCATCAGGAGGAATCCCAGCGCCCCAGTTATCAAGAGAAACTGGCTTTATAAACAG GACAGTACAGGGATGAAGCTATGGAAAAAGAGGTGGTTTGTCCTGTCCGACCTGTGCCTCTTTTACTACAGAG ATGAAAAAGAGGAGGGAATACTTGGCAGCATCCTCCTACCAAGTTTTTATATATCCATGCTGTCTGTCGATGATCACATTAACAGAAAATATGCCTTCAAG GCGACACATCCCAACATGCGGACATACTATTTTTGCACAGACACAGCCAAAGAGATGGAGTCTTGGATGAAAGTAATGACAGATGCTGCACTTGTGCATTCAGAGCCACCCAAAAG GATGGAGAACCTAAAAGTGGAACAATGTGGACCACAAGAGATCAACCATGTCTCCAACCACAGGCAGCCTCTCACACAGCCTGAAATCCAGAACAATGAACGCAACCGTGAAGTTGACCGAGAACACATTGCTGCAGTCACCCCCGCCAcagaagaaaaggagaggaaGCAGCGAGATGCTGAGCGCTATGGCTTCCAGAAGGACGGGGCTGAGCGGGAACGCCCACTCACTAAGATCAACAGTATCAAACTGCAGCCAACCCAGGCAGCACCCATCAAAGCGACCTCGCCGCAGCCTTTGGCTGAGATCGACAGGTCACACCATAGCCCTCAAGTGAATGGATCTGCAGAACAGTGTCAAACTGATGGGAGTGGAGTCCCTCCTCAGCAAAGTCCCTCCCATGAGCCAGACCGCAGCCTGAGTAGGACAAGCTCTATGCAGCAGCTGGAGCAGTGGGTTCGCACACAGAGAGGGCGTAACCAGGATGATGATACCACGAG CGTCACGTCCTACCAGACGCTGCCCAGGAACATGCCAAGCCACCGGGTACCCTATATGCCTCATTATGGAGATGGCTACCGCAGCATGCCTAGGAATAGCATGGCACAGCGGGATAGCATATGCAGCTTGTCACCGTCGTTGTACGAGCAGGCCCTGGGTCCCTCGATGGCTGATAAGCGCCGGTCCATGCGCGACGACACCATGTGGCAATTATACGAGTGGCAGCAAAGACAGGCTTACACCAGACAGTCTGGGCTCTACAGCAATATGGCCAGTCCCAAAACCATGATCAACTTGTCAGAGCATGCTGCACCGAGCCACTCCATTCCCCCTTCACCTTCCCACGGCTCCCTGTCCATGTACGGTGGTTACTCTCCGATGCGATCCTACAACATGGGCAATGCTCGTTCAGAAGTTTCCTCTCCCATCTACAGAAGAGACATGAGTATTGACAGACGGCTCAGGCCACAAGTCAACAAG TATGCCTACCCACCTGATAGGAGGTCTATGCCTGCAGGGATCCCAATCCAGACTGTCACTGCCCAGTCTCTCCAAGGCAAAACA CCTGAGGAACTGACTTTGCTGCTGATAAAGCTGCGACGGCAGCAGGCAGAGCTAAACAGTATCCGGGAGCACACTGTAGCACAGCTTATGCAACTAAACACGGATGGCGACAACCCAAAG AACGACATTCTCTCCCATCACCTCCAAAGGAACCTCATGTACTTGGACAATCAG ATGAAGGAAAATGACCCTTTAATCGCCATGACTCACACTTTGATTGAGAACTCTGCCCCAAGGCCTCAACTTTACCAGCAA tTGAGCCCAGAAGACTTCAGGGAACAGGCCTATACATGTATGCCAGAAGAAGTGGATATTGAT ACTAAACTTAGCAGGTTGTGTGAGCAGGATAAAGTGGTGAGGACACAGGAGGACAAAGTTCAGCAGCTGTACAGAGAGAAG CACACCCTGGAGACAGCGCTTCTGTCAGCCAGTCAGGAGATAGAGATGGGCTCTGATAACCCGGCTGCCATGCAGAGCGTCATCCAGCAGAGAGACTTACTGCAGAGCGGCCTCCTCAGCACCTGCAGAGAGCTGTCCAGAGTCACTGCT GAGCTGGAGCGGTCATGGAGGGAATATGACAAGCTTGAGGGAGATGTGACTCTGGCTAAGAACAACCTGCTGGAGCAGCTAGAAGCACTGGGAAGCCCTCAG ACGGAGCCTCCCAGTCAGCAGCATGTTCGCATCCAGAAAGAGCTGTGGAGGATTCAAGATGTGATGGAGGCCCTCGGTAAACACAAAGCCCAGAGGAACGCTGTTGATGGGATGGGTTTCTGTGGGCCCAAAGCCAACTTCAGTAAGCACAAAAACGAG GAGGAGGACTTGGTACCCCCACGGCCACCCCTACCCCAGTCCTACGAGCCCGACCCCCCCACCGTGCCCCCCATGCCCTCTCATGCTGGTGTGCGCCCTTCATCACTCCACAAGCCAGAGGACAGGAAGGCCAGTCACAGGAATAGCACGCACAGC GGTCCTGACTACAGGCTCTATAAGAGTGAACCAGAGCTCACTACAGTGGCAGAAGTGGATGAAAGCAATGGAGAGGACAGATCTGAAAATCCATGTGATAGAGAACATGCTGGACAGAAAG GGATGTCATACCCAGTTGGCATCGTCCCACCCAGAACCAAATCTCCAGTGCCTGAGTCTTCCTCCATAGCTTCATATGTTACATTAAGGAAGAGCAAGAAGCCTGACCCCAGGACG GAGCGTCCACGCAGCgcagtggagcagcagctgtgtgctGCAGAGAGCGGCCGTCCCAGGATGAGCgtggaggagcagctggagaGGATCCGTCGCCACCAGCAAGGTGCCCTcagggagaagaagaaaggcCTCAACATCCGTGGAAGCAGCCAGGAGAACACACCCTCTCGCAGTCACTCATTTACGAAAGAAAATCATTTCCGCAGCATGCAG TCTCAAATGAGACGTAGAGATGAGGTGATGAGCAGCGACATTCAGGAGCTGGAGGCCTCTCTCAGGCAGCAAGAAGTAGTGAGGGAGCAGGAGACACCTGCTGAGGAGATTGCCCGTCTCAAGGAGTCCTCACAGGCTGACCACTTTAATGTGGACCGAGAG CTCTCTGTGCCTGACAAAGTGCTGATTCCTGAGCGTTACATTGAATCAGACCCAGAGGAGGCTCTGAGTCCTGAGCAGGAGGCTGATAAGCAGAGGAAGGTTGACCGCATCAAAGCCCTCATAGCcaaaaacag CATGCAAAATGTGCTGCCTGGTATGGCTCTAAGCCCAgaggaggagactgaagagGAGGTTACTGTacaggagaaggagaagatgatTAATATCTCCTACGAACTGGCAGCAGAGGCCTCCAAACGCAGCAAGCTGGTAGCAG CACAGGCTCTGGCCTCAGTGAAAACCTACACATGA
- the plekha5 gene encoding pleckstrin homology domain-containing family A member 5 isoform X9 gives MHHRSSHNERKVTCKHPVSGLPSQDNCIFVVNEHVNCGKLCHPAFSRSASKVPANEKKERPVSTMSEASNYTGGSDYAANPNSPAGRPSRPSKKIHNFGKRSNSIRRNPSAPVIKRNWLYKQDSTGMKLWKKRWFVLSDLCLFYYRDEKEEGILGSILLPSFYISMLSVDDHINRKYAFKATHPNMRTYYFCTDTAKEMESWMKVMTDAALVHSEPPKRMENLKVEQCGPQEINHVSNHRQPLTQPEIQNNERNREVDREHIAAVTPATEEKERKQRDAERYGFQKDGAERERPLTKINSIKLQPTQAAPIKATSPQPLAEIDRSHHSPQVNGSAEQCQTDGSGVPPQQSPSHEPDRSLSRTSSMQQLEQWVRTQRGRNQDDDTTSVTSYQTLPRNMPSHRVPYMPHYGDGYRSMPRNSMAQRDSICSLSPSLYEQALGPSMADKRRSMRDDTMWQLYEWQQRQAYTRQSGLYSNMASPKTMINLSEHAAPSHSIPPSPSHGSLSMYGGYSPMRSYNMGNARSEVSSPIYRRDMSIDRRLRPQVNKYAYPPDRRSMPAGIPIQTVTAQSLQGKTPEELTLLLIKLRRQQAELNSIREHTVAQLMQLNTDGDNPKNDILSHHLQRNLMYLDNQMKENDPLIAMTHTLIENSAPRPQLYQQLSPEDFREQAYTCMPEEVDIDTKLSRLCEQDKVVRTQEDKVQQLYREKHTLETALLSASQEIEMGSDNPAAMQSVIQQRDLLQSGLLSTCRELSRVTAELERSWREYDKLEGDVTLAKNNLLEQLEALGSPQTEPPSQQHVRIQKELWRIQDVMEALGKHKAQRNAVDGMGFCGPKANFSKHKNEEEDLVPPRPPLPQSYEPDPPTVPPMPSHAGVRPSSLHKPEDRKASHRNSTHSGPDYRLYKSEPELTTVAEVDESNGEDRSENPCDREHAGQKGMSYPVGIVPPRTKSPVPESSSIASYVTLRKSKKPDPRTERPRSAVEQQLCAAESGRPRMSVEEQLERIRRHQQGALREKKKGLNIRGSSQENTPSRSHSFTKENHFRSMQSQMRRRDEVMSSDIQELEASLRQQEVVREQETPAEEIARLKESSQADHFNVDRELSVPDKVLIPERYIESDPEEALSPEQEADKQRKVDRIKALIAKNSMQNVLPGMALSPEEETEEEVTVQEKEKMINISYELAAEASKRSKLVAVKSLSSSSSPLPQSPTTPPQLTDGSHFMCV, from the exons TGTGAATTGTGGAAAATTGTGTCACCCAGCATTTAGCAG ATCTGCCTCCAAAGTGCCAGCGAATGAGAAGAAGGAACGGCCAGTAAGCACCATGAGTGAGGCCTCCAACTACACAGGCGGCTCGGACTACGCTGCAAACCCCAATAGCCCAGCAGGAAGA CCCTCAAGACCTTCTAAAAAAATTCACAACTTTGGGAAGCGGTCCAACTCCATCAGGAGGAATCCCAGCGCCCCAGTTATCAAGAGAAACTGGCTTTATAAACAG GACAGTACAGGGATGAAGCTATGGAAAAAGAGGTGGTTTGTCCTGTCCGACCTGTGCCTCTTTTACTACAGAG ATGAAAAAGAGGAGGGAATACTTGGCAGCATCCTCCTACCAAGTTTTTATATATCCATGCTGTCTGTCGATGATCACATTAACAGAAAATATGCCTTCAAG GCGACACATCCCAACATGCGGACATACTATTTTTGCACAGACACAGCCAAAGAGATGGAGTCTTGGATGAAAGTAATGACAGATGCTGCACTTGTGCATTCAGAGCCACCCAAAAG GATGGAGAACCTAAAAGTGGAACAATGTGGACCACAAGAGATCAACCATGTCTCCAACCACAGGCAGCCTCTCACACAGCCTGAAATCCAGAACAATGAACGCAACCGTGAAGTTGACCGAGAACACATTGCTGCAGTCACCCCCGCCAcagaagaaaaggagaggaaGCAGCGAGATGCTGAGCGCTATGGCTTCCAGAAGGACGGGGCTGAGCGGGAACGCCCACTCACTAAGATCAACAGTATCAAACTGCAGCCAACCCAGGCAGCACCCATCAAAGCGACCTCGCCGCAGCCTTTGGCTGAGATCGACAGGTCACACCATAGCCCTCAAGTGAATGGATCTGCAGAACAGTGTCAAACTGATGGGAGTGGAGTCCCTCCTCAGCAAAGTCCCTCCCATGAGCCAGACCGCAGCCTGAGTAGGACAAGCTCTATGCAGCAGCTGGAGCAGTGGGTTCGCACACAGAGAGGGCGTAACCAGGATGATGATACCACGAG CGTCACGTCCTACCAGACGCTGCCCAGGAACATGCCAAGCCACCGGGTACCCTATATGCCTCATTATGGAGATGGCTACCGCAGCATGCCTAGGAATAGCATGGCACAGCGGGATAGCATATGCAGCTTGTCACCGTCGTTGTACGAGCAGGCCCTGGGTCCCTCGATGGCTGATAAGCGCCGGTCCATGCGCGACGACACCATGTGGCAATTATACGAGTGGCAGCAAAGACAGGCTTACACCAGACAGTCTGGGCTCTACAGCAATATGGCCAGTCCCAAAACCATGATCAACTTGTCAGAGCATGCTGCACCGAGCCACTCCATTCCCCCTTCACCTTCCCACGGCTCCCTGTCCATGTACGGTGGTTACTCTCCGATGCGATCCTACAACATGGGCAATGCTCGTTCAGAAGTTTCCTCTCCCATCTACAGAAGAGACATGAGTATTGACAGACGGCTCAGGCCACAAGTCAACAAG TATGCCTACCCACCTGATAGGAGGTCTATGCCTGCAGGGATCCCAATCCAGACTGTCACTGCCCAGTCTCTCCAAGGCAAAACA CCTGAGGAACTGACTTTGCTGCTGATAAAGCTGCGACGGCAGCAGGCAGAGCTAAACAGTATCCGGGAGCACACTGTAGCACAGCTTATGCAACTAAACACGGATGGCGACAACCCAAAG AACGACATTCTCTCCCATCACCTCCAAAGGAACCTCATGTACTTGGACAATCAG ATGAAGGAAAATGACCCTTTAATCGCCATGACTCACACTTTGATTGAGAACTCTGCCCCAAGGCCTCAACTTTACCAGCAA tTGAGCCCAGAAGACTTCAGGGAACAGGCCTATACATGTATGCCAGAAGAAGTGGATATTGAT ACTAAACTTAGCAGGTTGTGTGAGCAGGATAAAGTGGTGAGGACACAGGAGGACAAAGTTCAGCAGCTGTACAGAGAGAAG CACACCCTGGAGACAGCGCTTCTGTCAGCCAGTCAGGAGATAGAGATGGGCTCTGATAACCCGGCTGCCATGCAGAGCGTCATCCAGCAGAGAGACTTACTGCAGAGCGGCCTCCTCAGCACCTGCAGAGAGCTGTCCAGAGTCACTGCT GAGCTGGAGCGGTCATGGAGGGAATATGACAAGCTTGAGGGAGATGTGACTCTGGCTAAGAACAACCTGCTGGAGCAGCTAGAAGCACTGGGAAGCCCTCAG ACGGAGCCTCCCAGTCAGCAGCATGTTCGCATCCAGAAAGAGCTGTGGAGGATTCAAGATGTGATGGAGGCCCTCGGTAAACACAAAGCCCAGAGGAACGCTGTTGATGGGATGGGTTTCTGTGGGCCCAAAGCCAACTTCAGTAAGCACAAAAACGAG GAGGAGGACTTGGTACCCCCACGGCCACCCCTACCCCAGTCCTACGAGCCCGACCCCCCCACCGTGCCCCCCATGCCCTCTCATGCTGGTGTGCGCCCTTCATCACTCCACAAGCCAGAGGACAGGAAGGCCAGTCACAGGAATAGCACGCACAGC GGTCCTGACTACAGGCTCTATAAGAGTGAACCAGAGCTCACTACAGTGGCAGAAGTGGATGAAAGCAATGGAGAGGACAGATCTGAAAATCCATGTGATAGAGAACATGCTGGACAGAAAG GGATGTCATACCCAGTTGGCATCGTCCCACCCAGAACCAAATCTCCAGTGCCTGAGTCTTCCTCCATAGCTTCATATGTTACATTAAGGAAGAGCAAGAAGCCTGACCCCAGGACG GAGCGTCCACGCAGCgcagtggagcagcagctgtgtgctGCAGAGAGCGGCCGTCCCAGGATGAGCgtggaggagcagctggagaGGATCCGTCGCCACCAGCAAGGTGCCCTcagggagaagaagaaaggcCTCAACATCCGTGGAAGCAGCCAGGAGAACACACCCTCTCGCAGTCACTCATTTACGAAAGAAAATCATTTCCGCAGCATGCAG TCTCAAATGAGACGTAGAGATGAGGTGATGAGCAGCGACATTCAGGAGCTGGAGGCCTCTCTCAGGCAGCAAGAAGTAGTGAGGGAGCAGGAGACACCTGCTGAGGAGATTGCCCGTCTCAAGGAGTCCTCACAGGCTGACCACTTTAATGTGGACCGAGAG CTCTCTGTGCCTGACAAAGTGCTGATTCCTGAGCGTTACATTGAATCAGACCCAGAGGAGGCTCTGAGTCCTGAGCAGGAGGCTGATAAGCAGAGGAAGGTTGACCGCATCAAAGCCCTCATAGCcaaaaacag CATGCAAAATGTGCTGCCTGGTATGGCTCTAAGCCCAgaggaggagactgaagagGAGGTTACTGTacaggagaaggagaagatgatTAATATCTCCTACGAACTGGCAGCAGAGGCCTCCAAACGCAGCAAGCTGGTAGCAG TGAAAAGCCTGTCGTCCTCTTCCTCACCCCTTCCACAGTCTCCCACCACACCCCCTCAACTCACTGACGGTTCTCACTTCATGTGTGTGTAG
- the plekha5 gene encoding pleckstrin homology domain-containing family A member 5 isoform X17, producing MAADLQPEWISCLPSSWSYGVTRDGRVFFSNEEAKSTTWLHPVSGEAVITGHRKTPDLPTGWEEGYTFEGARCFINHNERKVTCKHPVSGLPSQDNCIFVVNEHVNCGKLCHPAFSRSASKVPANEKKERPVSTMSEASNYTGGSDYAANPNSPAGRPSRPSKKIHNFGKRSNSIRRNPSAPVIKRNWLYKQDSTGMKLWKKRWFVLSDLCLFYYRDEKEEGILGSILLPSFYISMLSVDDHINRKYAFKATHPNMRTYYFCTDTAKEMESWMKVMTDAALVHSEPPKRMENLKVEQCGPQEINHVSNHRQPLTQPEIQNNERNREVDREHIAAVTPATEEKERKQRDAERYGFQKDGAERERPLTKINSIKLQPTQAAPIKATSPQPLAEIDRSHHSPQVNGSAEQCQTDGSGVPPQQSPSHEPDRSLSRTSSMQQLEQWVRTQRGRNQDDDTTSVTSYQTLPRNMPSHRVPYMPHYGDGYRSMPRNSMAQRDSICSLSPSLYEQALGPSMADKRRSMRDDTMWQLYEWQQRQAYTRQSGLYSNMASPKTMINLSEHAAPSHSIPPSPSHGSLSMYGGYSPMRSYNMGNARSEVSSPIYRRDMSIDRRLRPQVNKYAYPPDRRSMPAGIPIQTVTAQSLQGKTLSPEDFREQAYTCMPEEVDIDTKLSRLCEQDKVVRTQEDKVQQLYREKHTLETALLSASQEIEMGSDNPAAMQSVIQQRDLLQSGLLSTCRELSRVTAELERSWREYDKLEGDVTLAKNNLLEQLEALGSPQTEPPSQQHVRIQKELWRIQDVMEALGKHKAQRNAVDGMGFCGPKANFSKHKNEGPDYRLYKSEPELTTVAEVDESNGEDRSENPCDREHAGQKGMSYPVGIVPPRTKSPVPESSSIASYVTLRKSKKPDPRTERPRSAVEQQLCAAESGRPRMSVEEQLERIRRHQQGALREKKKGLNIRGSSQENTPSRSHSFTKENHFRSMQSQMRRRDEVMSSDIQELEASLRQQEVVREQETPAEEIARLKESSQADHFNVDRELSVPDKVLIPERYIESDPEEALSPEQEADKQRKVDRIKALIAKNSMQNVLPGMALSPEEETEEEVTVQEKEKMINISYELAAEASKRSKLVAVKSLSSSSSPLPQSPTTPPQLTDGSHFMCV from the exons TGTGAATTGTGGAAAATTGTGTCACCCAGCATTTAGCAG ATCTGCCTCCAAAGTGCCAGCGAATGAGAAGAAGGAACGGCCAGTAAGCACCATGAGTGAGGCCTCCAACTACACAGGCGGCTCGGACTACGCTGCAAACCCCAATAGCCCAGCAGGAAGA CCCTCAAGACCTTCTAAAAAAATTCACAACTTTGGGAAGCGGTCCAACTCCATCAGGAGGAATCCCAGCGCCCCAGTTATCAAGAGAAACTGGCTTTATAAACAG GACAGTACAGGGATGAAGCTATGGAAAAAGAGGTGGTTTGTCCTGTCCGACCTGTGCCTCTTTTACTACAGAG ATGAAAAAGAGGAGGGAATACTTGGCAGCATCCTCCTACCAAGTTTTTATATATCCATGCTGTCTGTCGATGATCACATTAACAGAAAATATGCCTTCAAG GCGACACATCCCAACATGCGGACATACTATTTTTGCACAGACACAGCCAAAGAGATGGAGTCTTGGATGAAAGTAATGACAGATGCTGCACTTGTGCATTCAGAGCCACCCAAAAG GATGGAGAACCTAAAAGTGGAACAATGTGGACCACAAGAGATCAACCATGTCTCCAACCACAGGCAGCCTCTCACACAGCCTGAAATCCAGAACAATGAACGCAACCGTGAAGTTGACCGAGAACACATTGCTGCAGTCACCCCCGCCAcagaagaaaaggagaggaaGCAGCGAGATGCTGAGCGCTATGGCTTCCAGAAGGACGGGGCTGAGCGGGAACGCCCACTCACTAAGATCAACAGTATCAAACTGCAGCCAACCCAGGCAGCACCCATCAAAGCGACCTCGCCGCAGCCTTTGGCTGAGATCGACAGGTCACACCATAGCCCTCAAGTGAATGGATCTGCAGAACAGTGTCAAACTGATGGGAGTGGAGTCCCTCCTCAGCAAAGTCCCTCCCATGAGCCAGACCGCAGCCTGAGTAGGACAAGCTCTATGCAGCAGCTGGAGCAGTGGGTTCGCACACAGAGAGGGCGTAACCAGGATGATGATACCACGAG CGTCACGTCCTACCAGACGCTGCCCAGGAACATGCCAAGCCACCGGGTACCCTATATGCCTCATTATGGAGATGGCTACCGCAGCATGCCTAGGAATAGCATGGCACAGCGGGATAGCATATGCAGCTTGTCACCGTCGTTGTACGAGCAGGCCCTGGGTCCCTCGATGGCTGATAAGCGCCGGTCCATGCGCGACGACACCATGTGGCAATTATACGAGTGGCAGCAAAGACAGGCTTACACCAGACAGTCTGGGCTCTACAGCAATATGGCCAGTCCCAAAACCATGATCAACTTGTCAGAGCATGCTGCACCGAGCCACTCCATTCCCCCTTCACCTTCCCACGGCTCCCTGTCCATGTACGGTGGTTACTCTCCGATGCGATCCTACAACATGGGCAATGCTCGTTCAGAAGTTTCCTCTCCCATCTACAGAAGAGACATGAGTATTGACAGACGGCTCAGGCCACAAGTCAACAAG TATGCCTACCCACCTGATAGGAGGTCTATGCCTGCAGGGATCCCAATCCAGACTGTCACTGCCCAGTCTCTCCAAGGCAAAACA tTGAGCCCAGAAGACTTCAGGGAACAGGCCTATACATGTATGCCAGAAGAAGTGGATATTGAT ACTAAACTTAGCAGGTTGTGTGAGCAGGATAAAGTGGTGAGGACACAGGAGGACAAAGTTCAGCAGCTGTACAGAGAGAAG CACACCCTGGAGACAGCGCTTCTGTCAGCCAGTCAGGAGATAGAGATGGGCTCTGATAACCCGGCTGCCATGCAGAGCGTCATCCAGCAGAGAGACTTACTGCAGAGCGGCCTCCTCAGCACCTGCAGAGAGCTGTCCAGAGTCACTGCT GAGCTGGAGCGGTCATGGAGGGAATATGACAAGCTTGAGGGAGATGTGACTCTGGCTAAGAACAACCTGCTGGAGCAGCTAGAAGCACTGGGAAGCCCTCAG ACGGAGCCTCCCAGTCAGCAGCATGTTCGCATCCAGAAAGAGCTGTGGAGGATTCAAGATGTGATGGAGGCCCTCGGTAAACACAAAGCCCAGAGGAACGCTGTTGATGGGATGGGTTTCTGTGGGCCCAAAGCCAACTTCAGTAAGCACAAAAACGAG GGTCCTGACTACAGGCTCTATAAGAGTGAACCAGAGCTCACTACAGTGGCAGAAGTGGATGAAAGCAATGGAGAGGACAGATCTGAAAATCCATGTGATAGAGAACATGCTGGACAGAAAG GGATGTCATACCCAGTTGGCATCGTCCCACCCAGAACCAAATCTCCAGTGCCTGAGTCTTCCTCCATAGCTTCATATGTTACATTAAGGAAGAGCAAGAAGCCTGACCCCAGGACG GAGCGTCCACGCAGCgcagtggagcagcagctgtgtgctGCAGAGAGCGGCCGTCCCAGGATGAGCgtggaggagcagctggagaGGATCCGTCGCCACCAGCAAGGTGCCCTcagggagaagaagaaaggcCTCAACATCCGTGGAAGCAGCCAGGAGAACACACCCTCTCGCAGTCACTCATTTACGAAAGAAAATCATTTCCGCAGCATGCAG TCTCAAATGAGACGTAGAGATGAGGTGATGAGCAGCGACATTCAGGAGCTGGAGGCCTCTCTCAGGCAGCAAGAAGTAGTGAGGGAGCAGGAGACACCTGCTGAGGAGATTGCCCGTCTCAAGGAGTCCTCACAGGCTGACCACTTTAATGTGGACCGAGAG CTCTCTGTGCCTGACAAAGTGCTGATTCCTGAGCGTTACATTGAATCAGACCCAGAGGAGGCTCTGAGTCCTGAGCAGGAGGCTGATAAGCAGAGGAAGGTTGACCGCATCAAAGCCCTCATAGCcaaaaacag CATGCAAAATGTGCTGCCTGGTATGGCTCTAAGCCCAgaggaggagactgaagagGAGGTTACTGTacaggagaaggagaagatgatTAATATCTCCTACGAACTGGCAGCAGAGGCCTCCAAACGCAGCAAGCTGGTAGCAG TGAAAAGCCTGTCGTCCTCTTCCTCACCCCTTCCACAGTCTCCCACCACACCCCCTCAACTCACTGACGGTTCTCACTTCATGTGTGTGTAG